Below is a window of Dehalococcoidales bacterium DNA.
CAGCGTCAGTTAAAGTGGTACTGGTTGAATCTATAGATTTACCCTCGTCATGCTCTTTAACCCACGCCTCGGCCTTCTCCATCGTCCAGCCGAACTTAGATTCCTTACTGAAAAGGTAAGTAGCGAACTTCTTATCCTGCCCGCAGTAAAGACCCTTGATTCCCTTTTCCTTAGAGACATCCATTGTCGCCGTGATGGTACATTCCCGGACCGGAACCCTAAAGTAATTCTCCGTCTCTTCCGGCTTGGTAATTCGTATCATCTCGTCCTTACTGATAACGCCCTTTGATACGGCCTCCATCAAAGCGTTAGGGTTAGACGGGACCGGGACTATTGAAATCTCCAGTAGTTCCTGTTTGGTGTAGGTCCGCCGGGCTGATTTATCACCATCTCCGTCAACCCACTCTGTCGGGATAAACCCTACTGACTGAGTTTTCAGAAATCCGGTATTGACGAGCCTCTCGACAATATCAGCGAACTCATACGTCCCTGTCGGGGGAAATTCAACCACGTTTTTAAGAAAGCCGTCTTTAGATGTCCACACCTTTGACGCTCTCCCGATGGGTAGCCCGTGGTAGTCGTGCCCGTAAAGAATAACCGGGTTTTTCTTGAAGTTCTTTAGGTCCCATCCTTTAACGTCAATAACTTCTCCGTCACGGTCCACATCCGAAGTCGAAGCGGTAAACTCGTACTGCCTATCACCTATCTTTTTGACCGCACAATCGAGTATCTTGTGCAAAACTTCTCCCATAATAACCCTCCTATTCAATCACGGGTAAAAAGGTGCATCGGCATTGTGGGTGTACCGGAATTAGCCCGTGCGCCTCAGTAACGGGGTATATCTCCCCGTGTAATGCCATGCATTCATCACAGGTGCGTTCATCCAGTGCGGCATAGAACTCCGTCTTTTGGACGCCGTCCCCCTGATACCTCGTTAACGCGCCCTCATTGTGGGCGGCAATAACCTCAGTCCGGGCAATCATCTTTGCCCGATACTTGGAATTGACATCGAAATAAATCCTGATTCTCCGGGCAATCTTGGCGATACTCTCACCCTGCTTTATCCCGGCCTGAATCTGCCTTTTAAGTTCTAATTTAGTGGTCTGGTTAATCCCAGTAGCCAGAGCAAGCGCCCTTTCCTCCAACCACTCCGTCTCTTCGTTATAATCCCCGATTTCCTTTAAGGATTCGGCGCCTTCCCTCAAAGCAAGGGCGATTAATGGTTTTAGTTCATCAACAAACAGGTCACGCGTCTTTTCACTCTCGAAATAGGCCTCGTTAAGCTCCCCCATCTGGGTGTAATCCTTAACGACCTCCTGTTTCTGCTTAGAAAAGAGAGAATTTAATTTAGAGATAAACTGCGATTCCTCACGCTCTGTCTTTAAGGCATAAGACCGCCAGATATTCTCTTTTTCAACCTCAGGTAATGATTTAGTCTTAACAGGAGAGACTGACTTAACCGGGGTCGCAATCATATTTAACGGGATCAACAGCTGATCACCATTCGGCAGAGGATCGAACCCGTTTAACTTGCGAGCTTCGTTAATAGTCATCCAGCCCGATCTGGTCCCCGACTCGGCTAGTCCCTTTTTCTCTTCCACTGTCTCAGAGACAACTTCGTCGAAATCAAGCTCCAATCCTTCAGCCATCGGGAACATCGGGACCAATCTTTCGTTCAGCTTGTGCTTGATTCGGCTTAATCTCGGTTTAACCAGCCATCTACCAAAGGTATATTCCCCGGCCTCGGCGTTGGCCTTGTTGACATTCTCGGAGACACCCATCACAGATAGGGGCATCCCGAAGGTAAACATCAAGTTCTCCCGGGTCTGCCTTCTTAATGCCGGGAAGTCCATATCCTTCTGGGTAATGGCGATCTGCTTATACTTGACACCGCCCTCCAGGATAGCGACCTTGTGAGAGTTCATATATCCCTGATACTTTGATCCCCACTGCTGCCTTAATCGATCAAACTGCTCTTCGCTTAACGTGTCTTCGACCTCTAACGCCGCGTCAGGCCTTGCGGAATTAAAAAAGAAGTTCCGGTTCCACTTGCCGGCGTATGACTCAGAGTCAAGTTCGACAGATGCAGCCTGGACGAATCCGATCCCGCCGTAAGGATTAAGCGGATCGGGCATGGAGAATCTAATCACTTCATCGTTAGATAGGGGAATCGTCTCACTGCCCACACGGAGAATATATCCCTTGATAAATTCGCTCTTCCCCGGCACGACCTTAACCATGTGAGGAGGAAGCAGCCATATCTCGGCGGGGACGCCTAACTTATTCTTAGGAAGATACCAGTAAGCCCTGCCCGCCAAGTCCGTATGCAAGGAATGGATCTCGATTAATTCCTGCCCGGTCTGCCACGGATTGACGTAATCGAGTAAATTCAGAATGACATGATCCGATACCTGGCTTCTTTCGCTTCGCTCTGATCCTTTATATAGTCTCCACTTAACCTCGCTGGTAGCGGTAGCGATCCTGAGTGCTATTCCAAACAGAGCATATATTTCTCCATAGGCCTCCATATACCCCTTTCCCGACCTTTCCGGGGCGTCAGCCCATCCTGTTAAAGGAAAGCGGGATGTGGTTGTTACTTGCGGCTTCTTACCTCTGAATTTATCCCATATCGCCATTAAATCCACCTTACAGATACTTCGCGAGCTTTAGGATTCATGAAACACAGGGCCAGGGCGTCCCCCCTGTCGGGAGACTTGACACCCCTCGCCTTCATATCTTCTTTTGATTCGATGATTATCTGATCGTTCCGGTTAAGCGGCTTCTTTTTGATGTCGGTTAGCTGTTTGAGCAGAATCTTGTCATTCGGAATCTGTATATCGCCCGACTTAAACAATTCAGACAGGTTCCACCACATCTCGGCCCGGATATTAGCGAATAGCTTGTGATTATTGGCCTGCCCTTGAAAAGATACGCCGTTAACCTTGTATTTGAGAGCCCTTAACCCATCCACCACGCCGGGATTGTACCCTTCGTCTATGTTTACGTCCGGGGTAACATCGAACCTGTCCTTAACCCAGTTAATCTCTTGAACTATCCGGCCGATGTTCGCTTCCGTGTCCGACTTACGCCAGAAAGTGCTCTTAATCACCTTCTGCCCGTGCCGGATATAAAGGGCATTTTCATCAGCGCCGAACCGCGCCGTATCAACACCAATCGCAATCAGATCATCCTTCTTGACGTTAACATCCCGCCCTACCGCCGCCTCAGCTATCCCGAAAGGAATCAGCCTGTCCGTCTCTCCTGAAGGAAAGTCACCCTTAACAAACACTTCATAAAGCGGTGAATCATCCCCCCACTCCAACCGTCTCTGCTCTACATAGTCCTTCGAGATCAGGAAAGGATAATCACCTTCCTTTGTAAACGCCGGGGTATCAAACGCCGATATGTGTATGCAGTTGTAAATCGGAGATGTGAATAAATCTCTGTATCTCCCTGTCGCCTGCGTCGGGTTACCTAAGACCAACTGTCTGGTGAATCCCGTCGCTAACGGATTCTCCATGGCCCCGTACACCTGTTCTGGTATACCCGACCCTTCATCCACTATCTCCAGTACATACCTGTTATGAAATCCGGTTATCCGCTCCGGCTCGTCTGTCGAGAATCCTAACGCGAACCAGTCCTCCGCTAACGTCAATGATGTCTGCGTTACATCCCCACCCAGCGGAACCTTCGCTTGCGCGTGTATCGCCCGTATCTCCCGCCATAACTGCTCTTTGACCTGCCGAAAGCTCTTCCCTGTCGTTAATACAGTGCTAGGCTTGTACGCAGCCAAGAACCAGTTGACCAAACACGCCGCTACCTTCGTCTTCCCCCCTGCAGAACACGACCTCACCGCTGTCCTGGGATTGTCTCTCACCGATTCGACAATCTCCCTCTGCTTCGACCACAACTCTATCCCTAAGATGTCCCGAATGTACTCTACCGGCTCCGCTCTCCACCACTTGATGATGTCACTTAAATCTACATTCATTAAAAGTAGTTCGGCATCTCATTACCATCAGCATCCAGCGGGATCTCCTTCGGTAAGAAAAACCGAGGCTCATACCTCCCCTTCGCTCTGTCCACATTGCTCTGCCTCAACAATCCTGCCATACCGGGTCTAACCGAGGGTCTAACAACCCTGCTTCCTCGCCTCTTCCTCATGTAAATTCTTTGATAATTTCTCTTGTCTTCCGGGTACTTATAGGGCATCCTCAGTCCTGTTTTTGAGCGGTATTTTACGCACAATATCTCTCTCCCTCCCGCTAATTCCGAGGTAATTTTCACCCCTTACCGGAAGGGCGCACAATAACTATTACGTAGTGCTAGGCACGAAACCAGACCCATTTTCCCACGTTTAATGCCCGAATCTTTTTCCTACAACCGAAGAGGACCCGAACATATCTCCCACGCCTGCCCGTCAGTCCCGCCCTGCCTGAATGGTGGTGTCTCTTTAGAGGGGAGGGTGTTGTTTATGTGGGAGCCACCCCACACCACCCCCCTATGGGCAGGGGGTATGAATTCTAATACCACCCCCATACGCCCCCCTTACCGGGTGAACGAGGAGGGGTACAGGGTAATCCCTTATGGTCTTTGAGAGGGAGGTGACATACTATGGCTAATGGTTTATCTTGATAGGTGAGTAGGACTTCTTCTTTGGATACTAAGTTATCTAGGAGGGAATAGCCGCCCCTTATCACCTGTTCGATATCAAGGCGAGTAACACGGGGCGGAATCGTTACGTTAGACATCCGTTATCTTTGGGTTCTGTGCTTGTTTATACATATCAGTAATCGAGGCGACGATAGAAGCTGTACGTCTTGGCTCGGACCACCTGTCCAGAATATCTTTAGCCGCCTGGATGACAACCTTAGAGTCGTTGCTCTGCAGGCTGCGTCTCAGTGCTCGGATGGCCTCTGGTACTAAGTCCTTGCCTATCTCCCTTAGAATCTCGTCTCGGACCGTCCAGACCTCGGGTATGTTACACCAGTTGGAAATCGTCTGCGGATTTAATCCCAGAGCTTCAGCAAAGCCCTTTTTATTAGCTGGAACGCGCTCTGACTTGGGGAGTGCTAACCACTCCGCTAATGCTATCTGCTCCGGGGTTAATGCCCTCCGAGCAAGAGATACTTTGATTTTATTCTGGTCAATTAACTCATAGCTCACTATAGCCCGATCCTCGCATCCTCGTTTTCGTCTTCTACCACCGATATTGTCACCCTGAACGATCTCCCTTTGAGTAGTACCAGTTTCACGGCTTCGGCTAACTCTGACTCGGGAATATCCAGTTTTACTCTGGTTGAGCCGTCACCACCAATGTTTATTGCTGATTGGATGTCCGGTAATGAAGCAATAAAGCTAATCTGCATCAGTTACCCTTCGCATACTCTTCCCAGACTGCCACGAGTTTGATGTTGATTACAGGGACGGCAACACGGACACCGTATACCGTCACGACCTTGGTCTGGTTGATGTCACCCTGTAGATCAGGACACGCTTTGATAAGCCTATGCCCTATCACGGGGGATAGCCTGACTATACTGGTAAGAACTATCTCTGCTCTGTCTATGTCAGTTAGTAT
It encodes the following:
- a CDS encoding HK97 family phage prohead protease; this encodes MGEVLHKILDCAVKKIGDRQYEFTASTSDVDRDGEVIDVKGWDLKNFKKNPVILYGHDYHGLPIGRASKVWTSKDGFLKNVVEFPPTGTYEFADIVERLVNTGFLKTQSVGFIPTEWVDGDGDKSARRTYTKQELLEISIVPVPSNPNALMEAVSKGVISKDEMIRITKPEETENYFRVPVRECTITATMDVSKEKGIKGLYCGQDKKFATYLFSKESKFGWTMEKAEAWVKEHDEGKSIDSTSTTLTDA
- a CDS encoding phage portal protein, with the protein product MAIWDKFRGKKPQVTTTSRFPLTGWADAPERSGKGYMEAYGEIYALFGIALRIATATSEVKWRLYKGSERSERSQVSDHVILNLLDYVNPWQTGQELIEIHSLHTDLAGRAYWYLPKNKLGVPAEIWLLPPHMVKVVPGKSEFIKGYILRVGSETIPLSNDEVIRFSMPDPLNPYGGIGFVQAASVELDSESYAGKWNRNFFFNSARPDAALEVEDTLSEEQFDRLRQQWGSKYQGYMNSHKVAILEGGVKYKQIAITQKDMDFPALRRQTRENLMFTFGMPLSVMGVSENVNKANAEAGEYTFGRWLVKPRLSRIKHKLNERLVPMFPMAEGLELDFDEVVSETVEEKKGLAESGTRSGWMTINEARKLNGFDPLPNGDQLLIPLNMIATPVKSVSPVKTKSLPEVEKENIWRSYALKTEREESQFISKLNSLFSKQKQEVVKDYTQMGELNEAYFESEKTRDLFVDELKPLIALALREGAESLKEIGDYNEETEWLEERALALATGINQTTKLELKRQIQAGIKQGESIAKIARRIRIYFDVNSKYRAKMIARTEVIAAHNEGALTRYQGDGVQKTEFYAALDERTCDECMALHGEIYPVTEAHGLIPVHPQCRCTFLPVIE